Proteins co-encoded in one Sulfuricaulis limicola genomic window:
- a CDS encoding UDP-glucose 4-epimerase family protein — protein sequence MSGMQQMPHATSQDARVLVTGATGFVGRALCQALHRCGYQVRAGLRSAATGADGYCRDRVVVGDLGPETDWRPAIDGVDAIVHLAARVHVLKERSRNPLAEFRLVNVAATERLARMAAASGVRRLVYVSSVKVNGEQTLESPFTETDAPKPHDAYGMSKYEAEQALLKIAEEKNLEVVIVRPPLVYGSGVGGNFLRMMNWINRGFPLPLGSVPNSRSLIYLGNLVDALLTCVMHPRATGKIYLVSDGEDVSTPELVRRLAQAMGRHPRLIPFPPALLRIAGLITGNSAEVERLVGSLRVDSSRIRRELQWTPPFSVTQGLHDTAAWYSGRV from the coding sequence ATGAGCGGCATGCAACAAATGCCGCACGCAACAAGCCAGGACGCGCGGGTATTGGTTACTGGCGCGACGGGATTCGTTGGCCGCGCGCTCTGCCAGGCACTGCATCGGTGCGGTTATCAGGTGCGCGCGGGCTTGCGAAGCGCCGCTACTGGCGCAGACGGTTATTGCCGGGACAGGGTTGTGGTCGGTGATCTGGGACCGGAAACCGACTGGCGTCCGGCGATTGATGGTGTTGACGCGATTGTTCACCTGGCGGCCCGTGTCCACGTGCTTAAAGAAAGATCGCGTAATCCATTGGCCGAGTTCAGGCTGGTAAATGTCGCGGCTACCGAACGATTGGCGCGGATGGCAGCCGCGTCCGGAGTGCGCCGACTGGTCTACGTGAGTTCGGTCAAGGTGAATGGTGAGCAAACGCTTGAATCACCCTTTACTGAAACAGATGCCCCGAAACCGCATGACGCTTATGGCATGTCGAAATATGAGGCGGAACAGGCGCTGCTGAAAATTGCCGAAGAGAAAAATCTGGAGGTGGTTATCGTGCGCCCGCCACTGGTCTATGGATCGGGAGTAGGTGGAAATTTTCTGCGCATGATGAACTGGATAAATCGCGGGTTTCCCTTGCCTCTGGGATCGGTGCCTAATTCGCGCAGCCTGATTTATCTCGGCAACCTGGTGGATGCGCTGCTAACCTGTGTTATGCATCCACGCGCGACAGGAAAGATATATTTGGTCAGTGACGGTGAAGACGTTTCTACACCTGAGCTGGTCAGACGCCTTGCCCAAGCCATGGGACGACACCCGCGCCTGATTCCCTTCCCGCCGGCCCTGTTGCGTATCGCTGGTTTGATAACCGGCAACTCAGCGGAGGTCGAACGCCTCGTGGGATCATTACGCGTCGATAGTTCGAGAATTCGTCGTGAACTTCAGTGGACACCCCCATTTTCCGTTACGCAAGGACTGCACGATACGGCAGCATGGTATTCAGGACGCGTATGA
- a CDS encoding MraY family glycosyltransferase: MNYFISLILSFGLAAWLTRRFCNPGSRFHVLDHPNERSLHLRPVPRSGGLAILAGIVAGMSFVAWRFNCEDGFYWLSPSIIMVAIVSYIDDHRHVSVIIRLLVQLLAASLVLWGGYSVRLFEVPGLGFAVSPELGALLSVLFIVWMINLYNFMDGMDGFAGGMAVIGFSAFALLGWWSGNAIFTLLNLVVAAAAGGFLLFNFPPARIFMGDVGSSTLGLLAAVFSLWGSRDGVFPFWIAILIFSPFVFDASATLIRRLLKRENILRAHKTHYYQKLVQAGWGHRKTVFMEYIIMGGCGLTALLSVKASVHYQVLTLAAWVVFYFFFFMWVSWYTSRRHSAST; encoded by the coding sequence GTGAATTATTTTATCAGCCTGATCCTCAGTTTTGGTCTGGCAGCATGGCTGACGCGGAGATTCTGTAATCCGGGCTCACGATTTCATGTTCTGGACCACCCCAATGAGCGTTCGTTGCATCTGCGGCCTGTGCCACGGAGTGGCGGCCTTGCGATCCTTGCAGGTATTGTCGCGGGCATGTCTTTCGTCGCATGGCGCTTCAACTGCGAAGATGGTTTTTACTGGTTATCGCCCAGCATTATCATGGTCGCAATAGTTTCATATATTGATGATCATCGTCATGTATCGGTTATTATCAGGTTGCTGGTGCAGTTGCTCGCCGCCAGCCTGGTTCTGTGGGGCGGTTATTCCGTTCGACTATTCGAGGTTCCCGGTCTCGGATTTGCCGTGTCCCCTGAGCTGGGAGCGCTGTTGTCGGTGCTTTTTATCGTCTGGATGATCAATCTTTACAACTTTATGGATGGAATGGATGGTTTCGCAGGAGGGATGGCCGTGATCGGCTTCAGTGCTTTTGCGTTGCTGGGGTGGTGGAGCGGGAATGCAATATTCACGTTACTGAATCTGGTCGTTGCCGCGGCGGCAGGAGGCTTTTTGCTGTTTAATTTTCCTCCAGCGAGAATTTTCATGGGCGATGTCGGTTCATCCACGCTCGGTCTGCTGGCAGCGGTGTTTTCGTTATGGGGCTCCAGAGACGGAGTTTTTCCGTTTTGGATTGCGATTTTGATATTCTCTCCATTCGTTTTCGACGCCTCTGCGACCTTGATCCGCAGGCTGTTAAAACGTGAGAATATCCTGCGGGCGCATAAGACACATTACTACCAGAAACTGGTGCAAGCAGGCTGGGGACACCGCAAAACAGTTTTCATGGAATATATCATTATGGGTGGTTGTGGATTAACGGCGCTTTTGAGCGTCAAGGCGTCTGTACATTATCAGGTGCTGACGCTGGCAGCATGGGTGGTTTTTTATTTTTTCTTCTTTATGTGGGTTTCATGGTACACATCCAGGCGCCACTCCGCTTCAACCTGA